The genomic stretch CTGGGGGACAAGATCCTCAAGGCCTGGGAGTTTCCGGAGCAGTTGGTCCACCTGCCAAGCCAGGTTCATGACCTGGACCGCCAGACGGACAAGATCGATTACATCGACATCGTGCAGATCGCCCGCTGCATCAGCCAGCGCGGGCGCCACCGGCCATTGGCTGCGCTACCGGCTTACCGCCATCTGGGGCTGCCGTTTGGCACCGAGCTGGAGGTCGATGAACTGCTGGAAGCGCGGAGCATGTTGCGCTGAGCTGTAACAGCCTGCCAGGGCCTTTTCGCGGTGAACCGCGAAAGGGTCGACACAGGCAAGCCATCAATCCGCTATAAAACTCACCCGTACCCGCAACCCGCCCTTCTCACCATCATGCAGGCTCACCTGCGCCAGGTGCGCCCGACAGATCTCGCCAACGATCGCCAGCCCTAACCCACTGCCCTGCGCGCTTCGCCGGTAGAACCGTTCGAACACACGCTCGCGCTCGGCCTCGGGAATACCTGGCCCGTCGTCTTCCACTTCCAGCACTGCCGGCGCCTTTACCCGCAAAATCACATTGCCACCCGCTGGCGTATGCGCCAAGGCATTGTCCACCAGGTTGCTCAACAACTCGTTGAGCAACGTCGGCTCCCCTTTCAGCCATACCGGCGCCTCGGCCTCCAGCGCCAGCGCCACCCCGCGCTTGTGCGCCAAAGGCGCCATGGCCATGCCCAGCTCGCGGGCCAACTGGCTCAAATCCAGACGCTGCGCACCGCCTTCGGCGATTGCCCGTGCGCCATTCTCGACCCGCGCCAACGACAACAACTGGTTGGCCAGGTGAGTCAGCCTGTCGGTACCCTGGGCTGCAGACTCCAAGGTCTGCCGCCACTCCTGTGGCTCGGCCGAGCGCAAGCCCAGCTCGACACGTGCCTTCAACGCCGCCAGCGGCGTTCGCAGTTCGTGGGCCGCGTCGGCAATGAACTGCGCCTGGCGCTCGAACTGGCCGCGCAAGCGCTCGGTAAAGTGGTTCAAGGCACGCACCAGCGGGCTCAGCTCACGCTGTACCTGTACCACCGGCAACGCTCGCAAGTCGTCCGGCTGGCGTTCTTCCACTGCTGTGCGCAGGCGCTCCAACGGCCGCAACGCGGCACTCACGGCAAACCACACCATCACCAACGCCCCCAGTGCCAGCATGCCCAGGCGCAGCAGGGTATCGGCCATCAACCCTCGGGCCATACGCACCCGCGCTTCCTCGGTTTCGGCTACGCGGATTTCTGCCATGCCGTTCATGTTCGGCTCGCTTACCGGCTTCAGCAGGCTGACCACACGAACGTCCTGACCAAGGTAAGTGGCGTTGTAGAACCGTGCCAATGCCGGATAGTCATCGGTGCGCGGTGTGCCAGGCGGCGGTGGCGGCAGGTTCTCATAGCCAGAAATCAGCCTTTGCTTGATATCCAGCACCTGATAGTAAATGCGCCCCGCACTGTCATAGGCGAACGTGTCCAGCGCCACGTAAGGCACATCCGCGCTCAACGAACCATCGCGCTGCGACAGGCCCGCGGCGATGGTCCTCGCCGAAGCCAGCAGGGTGCGGTCGTAAGCGGTGTCGGCGGCCTCGCGGCCATTCCAGTAGGCGCTAAGGCCGCTGGCCAGCATCAGCACCACCAGCAACAGTGCCAAATTACCCAGCAAGCGCCCGCGCAGGCTGCCGTTGTCACGCATCGCGGTGCTCAAGCAAATAGCCCAGACCGCGGAAAGTGACGATGGCCACAGGGTGCCCGTCGAGCTTCTTGCGCAGCCGGTGAATGTAGATTTCGATGGCATCAGGGCTGGCTTCTTCGTCCAGGCCAAACACCTGGGCAGCCAACTGCTCCTTGCTCATCACTCGGCCAGGACGAGCGATCAGCGCTTCCAGCACACTCTGCTCGCGCGAAGTCAGCGCCAGGTTGTCGTCACCGAGGGTGAAGCGCCGGGTGTCCAGGTCATACACCAACGGCCCACAACGTTGCTGGCGCTCGCCACCGAGCACACTGCGGCGCAGCAAGGCCTTGACCCGCGCCTCCAGCTCGGTCAGCTCAAACGGCTTGGCCAGATAATCGTCGGCGCCCAGGTTCAGGCCATGGACCCGGTCCTTGACGTCGCTGCGCGCAGTCAGCATCAGCACTGGCAAGGTCTTGCCACGACCTCGCAAGCGCGCCAACACCTCAAAGCCGTCCATGCGCGGCAGGCCGACATCCAGCACGGCCACGGCGTATTCCTCACTGGCCAGCGCCAAGTCGGCCGCCACGCCGTCATGCAGCACATCTACGGTCAGGCCATGGCTTTTCAAGGCCTGGGCCACGCTTTCGGCCAGTTGCAGGTGGTCTTCGACCAGCAGCACACGCATCGGGTTCTCCCTGCTCGGGTGGGACGGTGGCGCGGAGTGTACCGCTGTCATCACGCCTGTGAAGCCCCTCGTGACAAACCTTTCACGCTGAAAGGTTAGCGAAAGGTTCGTTGCCTAGCATCGCACCACGGTCGCCCTTCGCGCCGAAAAAAGCACCAGCAAGGTGCAACGAATAAGAACAATAAACGGAGTCCTCGACGATGCTGTCATCGCAGCCGCAGGCGTTCGCGCCTACCCGTTCCTTTATCGCACGCCCCTCGGCCATCGCCAGCGCCCTCGCGCTTGCCGGTGTCGCCCCGATGAGCCAGGCCGCCTTCTTCGAAGACAGCACGGCCACCTTCGAAACCCGCAACATGTACTTCAATCGCGACTTCCGCGACGGCACCAGCGCGCAGCAATCCAAGCGCGATGAATGGGCCCAGGGCTTCATGCTCAATTTCGAGTCTGGCTACACCGATGGCACCGTGGGCTTTGGCCTGGACGCATTGGGCATGCTCGGCATCAAGCTCGACTCCAGCCCGGACCGTGCCAACAGCGGCCTGCTGCCGACCCACGATGACGGCAAGGCTGCCGACGAATACTCCAAGCTGGGCCTGACCGGCAAGGTGAAGATCTCCCAGACTGAACTCAAGATCGGCTCCCTGATCCCCGAACTGCCGACGCTGCAGCCCAACGATGGGCGTATCCTGCCGCAAACCTTCGAGGGCGGCCTGCTCACCTCCAAGGAGATCAAGGGCCTGACCTTCACCGGTGGCCGCATAGACAAGGCCAAGGACCGCAACGACACCAACTGGGAAGACCTGGCGCTGAACAACAAGAACGGCCGCTTCGGTGGCTCTTTCAACGCTGACAACCTGGCTCTGGGCGGGCTCGACTACCAGTTCACCGACCGCATCACCGGCAGCTACCACTTCGCCCAGCTCGACGATATTTACCGCCAGCACTTCATCGGCATGGTCGCCACCCAACCATGGGGCCCGGGCACCTTGGGTGCCGACCTGCGCCTTGCCATGAGTGACGACGCTGGCGCAGCCAAGGCCGGCAACATCGACAACACCACCTTCAACGGCATGCTCAGCTATGCCCTGGGCGGGCACAAGGTCAGCGCTGCCTGGCAGCAGTTGTCTGGCGAAAGCGCCTTCCCGTATGTGGATGGCGCCAACCCGTACCTGGTCAACTTCGTCCAGATCAACGACTTCGCCGGGGCCGACGAACGCTCCTGGCAGGCGCGCTACGACTACAACTTCGCCGCGCTCGGCGTACCGGGCCTGACCTTCATGACCCGTTATGTCAGCGGTGACAACGTCAGCCGGGCTGCCGGTGGCGAAGGCAAAGAGTGGGAACGCAACA from Pseudomonas putida encodes the following:
- a CDS encoding HAMP domain-containing protein, producing MRDNGSLRGRLLGNLALLLVVLMLASGLSAYWNGREAADTAYDRTLLASARTIAAGLSQRDGSLSADVPYVALDTFAYDSAGRIYYQVLDIKQRLISGYENLPPPPPGTPRTDDYPALARFYNATYLGQDVRVVSLLKPVSEPNMNGMAEIRVAETEEARVRMARGLMADTLLRLGMLALGALVMVWFAVSAALRPLERLRTAVEERQPDDLRALPVVQVQRELSPLVRALNHFTERLRGQFERQAQFIADAAHELRTPLAALKARVELGLRSAEPQEWRQTLESAAQGTDRLTHLANQLLSLARVENGARAIAEGGAQRLDLSQLARELGMAMAPLAHKRGVALALEAEAPVWLKGEPTLLNELLSNLVDNALAHTPAGGNVILRVKAPAVLEVEDDGPGIPEAERERVFERFYRRSAQGSGLGLAIVGEICRAHLAQVSLHDGEKGGLRVRVSFIAD
- a CDS encoding response regulator — encoded protein: MRVLLVEDHLQLAESVAQALKSHGLTVDVLHDGVAADLALASEEYAVAVLDVGLPRMDGFEVLARLRGRGKTLPVLMLTARSDVKDRVHGLNLGADDYLAKPFELTELEARVKALLRRSVLGGERQQRCGPLVYDLDTRRFTLGDDNLALTSREQSVLEALIARPGRVMSKEQLAAQVFGLDEEASPDAIEIYIHRLRKKLDGHPVAIVTFRGLGYLLEHRDA
- a CDS encoding outer membrane porin, OprD family, with product MLSSQPQAFAPTRSFIARPSAIASALALAGVAPMSQAAFFEDSTATFETRNMYFNRDFRDGTSAQQSKRDEWAQGFMLNFESGYTDGTVGFGLDALGMLGIKLDSSPDRANSGLLPTHDDGKAADEYSKLGLTGKVKISQTELKIGSLIPELPTLQPNDGRILPQTFEGGLLTSKEIKGLTFTGGRIDKAKDRNDTNWEDLALNNKNGRFGGSFNADNLALGGLDYQFTDRITGSYHFAQLDDIYRQHFIGMVATQPWGPGTLGADLRLAMSDDAGAAKAGNIDNTTFNGMLSYALGGHKVSAAWQQLSGESAFPYVDGANPYLVNFVQINDFAGADERSWQARYDYNFAALGVPGLTFMTRYVSGDNVSRAAGGEGKEWERNTELKYVVQSGPLKNVAVRLRNATFRSNFARDADEVRLLVSYSVALW